A window of Mucilaginibacter sp. PAMC 26640 contains these coding sequences:
- a CDS encoding histidine kinase, with product MTFNRYEWRLLLRVLFLFVAITATSMVVVAGKGAYLYGVITIPLVIYSVLDLIRFQRKAQDEVNQFVESIHYRDFSRHFDVRRAPNELKPLRKGFNEINSTFKLISRERETQYHYLQKILELVDTGLLSYEQETGETGWINEAFKSLIGVPYLKTIHSLEKREPELYANIIRLKPGDAEVLSVTRNQQQVKMLVTASLMRSDEKMYKLVAFQNVSEALDETESKAWSKLLNVMTHEIMNSVAPISSLADTLKNRLQSPEITGSVNSSDLEDIELGIDTIKRRSEGLLKFTESYRSLNKITRLDLDKILVRNMFENLNSLMRPTLEKKNIELEIILRDPALAIEADINLIDQVMINLLVNAIEAVKDKPEPRITLSAETKGNKVLVKIMDNGLGMPPELLDKIFIPFFSTRKTGSGIGLSLCKQIMLLHKGNIQVQSVDGKGATFILQFSA from the coding sequence ATGACATTTAACCGGTATGAATGGCGGCTGCTGCTGCGTGTTTTATTCTTGTTTGTAGCTATCACCGCTACATCCATGGTAGTTGTGGCAGGTAAGGGTGCCTATTTATATGGGGTGATCACCATACCGCTGGTGATCTATTCGGTGTTGGATCTCATCCGTTTCCAGCGCAAGGCACAGGACGAGGTGAACCAGTTTGTAGAGTCGATCCATTACCGGGATTTTAGTCGCCACTTTGACGTTCGGCGTGCGCCAAATGAATTGAAACCGTTAAGAAAGGGTTTTAATGAGATCAACTCCACCTTTAAACTCATCAGCCGGGAGCGCGAAACGCAGTATCATTACCTGCAAAAGATCCTGGAACTGGTTGACACGGGTCTGCTCTCTTACGAACAGGAAACCGGCGAAACCGGTTGGATCAACGAAGCCTTTAAAAGCCTGATAGGTGTCCCCTATTTAAAAACCATCCATTCCCTTGAAAAGCGCGAGCCCGAACTTTATGCCAACATTATAAGGCTAAAGCCCGGCGATGCCGAAGTGTTGAGTGTTACCCGGAATCAGCAACAGGTAAAAATGCTGGTAACTGCCAGCCTGATGCGCAGCGATGAGAAAATGTACAAACTTGTGGCTTTCCAGAATGTAAGCGAAGCTTTGGACGAAACAGAATCGAAGGCCTGGTCGAAGTTATTGAATGTGATGACGCATGAGATCATGAATTCGGTGGCGCCAATTTCCTCGCTGGCTGATACGCTGAAGAATAGATTGCAGAGCCCAGAGATTACCGGATCGGTGAACAGCTCCGACCTGGAAGATATCGAACTGGGTATAGACACCATTAAACGCCGCAGTGAAGGTCTGCTCAAATTCACGGAAAGTTATCGCAGCCTTAACAAAATTACCCGACTGGATTTGGATAAGATACTGGTGCGCAACATGTTCGAGAACCTGAACAGCCTGATGCGCCCGACCCTGGAGAAAAAGAACATCGAGCTGGAGATCATTCTGCGAGATCCTGCCCTGGCTATTGAAGCGGATATTAACCTTATCGACCAGGTGATGATTAACCTGCTGGTAAATGCCATAGAGGCGGTAAAAGACAAGCCGGAACCACGTATAACCCTGTCTGCCGAAACCAAAGGCAACAAGGTCCTGGTGAAAATTATGGACAACGGCCTGGGTATGCCGCCAGAACTGCTGGATAAGATATTTATCCCCTTCTTCAGCACGCGTAAAACTGGCAGCGGTATCGGCTTAAGCCTCTGTAAACAAATTATGCTGCTGCACAAAGGTAACATACAGGTACAAAGTGTGGATGGGAAAGGTGCCACGTTTATTCTACAGTTTAGCGCCTGA
- a CDS encoding molecular chaperone HtpG — MQEKGSISIHTENIFPIIKKFLYSDNEIFLRELVSNAVDATQKIKRLASLGQYTGELGNLRVEVAFDADKKTITISDNGLGMTAEEIKKYINQIAFSGATEFVEKFKEAKDANEIIGRFGLGFYSAFMVADRVDIETLSYQDGAEPARWTCDGSTEFEISEGSLEERGTEITLHINAESEEFLNQQKLQEILDKYAKFLPVPIKFGTTTQEEEDGVDEEDKPKYKSVETDNIINDTTPIWTKSPNELKDEDYLKFYKELYPYSEDPLFWIHLNVDYPFNLTGVLYFPKLKNDFEITKNKIKLFSRQVFITDEVKDIVPEFLMLLHGVIDSPDIPLNVSRSFLQADSNVKKINSYITKKVADKLSDLFKADRKNFEDKWTDIGLFVKYGMVSEEKFYDKAKDFVLVTNTKKENFTLPEYKDKVEATQTDKDGQLVYIYTNDPDKQDAFIQSAGKKGYDVLVMNSPIDNHFISQLEQKLEKTSLKRVDADVADKLIKKDEVLETVLNEEQSTKIKEIFDKAINKPAYKVQLESLNPDELPVTVTMDEFMRRMKDMAAMGGGMGFYGNMPDNYKVIVNGNHKLISKILADDNTEVQAQLAKQAFDLALLSQGLLTGAELTEFVNRSVSLI; from the coding sequence ATGCAAGAAAAAGGATCTATTTCGATTCACACCGAAAACATTTTCCCTATCATTAAGAAATTCTTATACTCTGATAACGAGATCTTTCTGCGCGAGCTGGTTTCTAATGCTGTAGATGCTACGCAAAAAATTAAGCGTTTAGCGTCATTAGGCCAATACACCGGCGAACTGGGCAACCTGCGTGTGGAAGTTGCTTTTGATGCAGACAAAAAGACCATCACCATATCTGATAACGGTTTGGGGATGACGGCTGAAGAAATAAAAAAATACATTAACCAGATAGCTTTTTCAGGCGCTACCGAGTTTGTAGAGAAATTTAAAGAAGCTAAAGATGCTAATGAGATCATCGGCCGTTTTGGTTTAGGTTTTTATTCGGCATTTATGGTGGCAGACCGGGTTGATATTGAAACCCTTAGCTACCAGGATGGTGCAGAACCTGCCCGCTGGACCTGCGATGGCAGCACCGAGTTTGAAATAAGCGAAGGCAGCCTGGAAGAGCGCGGTACCGAGATCACCCTGCACATTAACGCAGAATCTGAGGAATTTCTTAACCAGCAAAAACTGCAGGAGATCCTGGACAAATACGCTAAATTCCTGCCGGTACCTATTAAGTTTGGTACCACTACGCAGGAAGAGGAAGATGGTGTTGACGAAGAAGACAAGCCAAAATACAAATCTGTTGAAACCGACAATATCATTAACGATACCACCCCTATCTGGACGAAATCGCCAAATGAGCTGAAGGATGAGGATTATCTTAAATTTTACAAAGAACTTTACCCTTACAGCGAAGATCCTTTGTTCTGGATCCACCTGAATGTTGATTACCCTTTCAACTTAACCGGTGTATTGTATTTCCCTAAACTGAAGAACGATTTCGAGATCACCAAGAACAAGATCAAATTGTTCAGTCGCCAGGTATTTATTACTGATGAGGTGAAGGATATCGTTCCGGAATTTTTAATGTTATTACATGGTGTTATCGATTCACCGGATATCCCGCTGAATGTGAGCCGGAGCTTTTTACAGGCTGATAGCAACGTTAAAAAGATTAACAGTTACATTACTAAAAAAGTGGCTGATAAACTTTCTGATCTGTTTAAAGCAGACCGTAAAAACTTTGAAGACAAATGGACCGACATTGGCCTGTTTGTAAAATACGGTATGGTGAGCGAAGAGAAGTTTTACGATAAGGCTAAAGACTTTGTTTTAGTGACCAATACCAAAAAAGAGAATTTCACCTTACCGGAATACAAAGACAAGGTTGAAGCTACCCAAACTGACAAAGACGGCCAATTGGTTTACATTTACACCAACGACCCAGATAAGCAAGATGCGTTTATACAGTCGGCCGGTAAAAAGGGCTATGATGTATTGGTGATGAACTCGCCAATAGATAACCACTTCATTAGCCAGTTAGAGCAAAAATTAGAGAAAACATCATTAAAACGTGTGGATGCTGATGTTGCCGATAAACTGATTAAGAAAGATGAAGTACTGGAAACAGTATTGAACGAAGAGCAATCGACTAAGATCAAAGAGATCTTTGATAAAGCCATCAACAAACCAGCCTATAAAGTTCAGCTGGAAAGCCTTAACCCGGATGAATTGCCGGTTACTGTTACAATGGATGAGTTTATGCGCCGGATGAAAGATATGGCTGCTATGGGTGGCGGTATGGGTTTCTACGGCAACATGCCCGATAACTACAAGGTTATTGTAAATGGAAACCACAAACTGATCAGCAAGATCCTGGCTGATGATAATACTGAAGTACAGGCTCAGTTGGCCAAACAAGCCTTTGACCTGGCATTGTTATCGCAAGGCCTATTAACAGGTGCCGAATTAACTGAGTTTGTTAACCGGAGCGTAAGCTTGATATAA
- a CDS encoding glucosidase, with the protein MSAEQQRLSGTGWKKWGPYVSDRQWGTVREDYSAGGDAWNYTTHDMARSKAYRWGEEGIAGISDRDQQLCFAIALWNKKDPIIKERYFGLTNSEGNHGEDVKELYYYLDNTPTHSYMKMLYKYPQQQYPYSTLLNENKKRGRKDPEYELIDTGIFDNDEYFDVFVEYAKASQDDLLIKITLKNHSQEAASLNVLPTLWFRNTWALGYDSDVPKLSVANANEVKIEHKELGALYLQAEGSPELLFCDNESNTVRLNTYDDGKPFYKDGINDHIVHGANSINPNNTGTKAAVNYDVTVPGKGQYVLRLRLSRSADAGFDDFEAMFKTRQAEADLFYQELQPAGNSDKALIQRQAYAGMLWSKQFYYYDVHQWLNGDPAQPKPPAERLTGRNSHWPQFNNRGNIISMPDKWEFPWFAAWDLAFHCIPLANLDMAFAKRQLTLLVKEWYMHPNGQLPAYEWDFGDANPPVHAMATWKIYLLDKANNDGKGDTYFLERIFHKLMLNFTWWVNRKDEAGNNIFEGGFLGLDNIGVFDRNTRFTNGAHLEQVDGTSWMAMYSLNLLRMSNELATTNKAYQDIASKFFEHFIYIASAISSHGDNNTGLWDEGDGFFYDQLRRADGSTEKMRVRSIVGLIPLFAAEVLDDSAIVNNPIFRDRMDWFAANRPDLASLVSRWDETRGTGKHLISLLRGYRMKRLLRYMLDENEFLSPYGIRSLSKHHLDHPYSVNVEGNDFTIAYVPAESDSGVFGGNSNWRGPVWMPMNYLLIESLHTYHQYYGDDFKVECPTGSGHMMSLKEVANEIYRRVSNIFLKDEKGRRAVFGEHIKMQNDPEFKDHILYHEYFDGDNGSGKGASHQTGWTGLIANCLYQ; encoded by the coding sequence ATGAGTGCAGAACAGCAAAGGTTAAGCGGTACCGGATGGAAAAAATGGGGACCTTACGTTAGCGACCGCCAGTGGGGTACCGTACGCGAAGACTATAGCGCAGGTGGCGATGCCTGGAACTATACTACCCACGATATGGCCCGCAGTAAGGCTTACCGTTGGGGCGAAGAGGGAATAGCTGGCATTAGCGACCGCGACCAGCAGCTATGCTTCGCGATAGCGCTGTGGAACAAAAAAGATCCGATTATAAAAGAACGCTATTTTGGTTTAACCAATAGCGAGGGTAACCACGGTGAGGATGTAAAGGAGCTGTATTATTATCTGGATAATACGCCTACGCATTCTTATATGAAAATGCTTTACAAATATCCGCAGCAACAATATCCTTATAGCACCTTACTGAATGAAAACAAAAAACGGGGACGTAAAGACCCTGAATATGAACTGATAGATACTGGGATTTTCGACAATGACGAATACTTCGATGTATTTGTAGAGTACGCCAAAGCCTCGCAGGATGATCTCCTGATCAAAATAACACTTAAGAACCATTCACAAGAAGCTGCAAGCCTTAATGTGCTGCCTACGTTATGGTTCCGTAATACCTGGGCCTTAGGTTATGATAGCGATGTTCCGAAGCTTTCTGTCGCTAATGCCAACGAGGTAAAAATAGAACACAAGGAATTAGGAGCGCTGTATCTCCAGGCCGAAGGGTCGCCAGAATTGCTTTTTTGCGATAATGAAAGCAATACGGTTCGCCTCAATACTTATGACGATGGCAAGCCGTTTTATAAAGATGGAATTAACGATCATATAGTTCACGGTGCAAACAGCATTAATCCAAATAATACCGGCACCAAAGCGGCTGTTAATTATGATGTTACGGTTCCCGGTAAAGGGCAATACGTATTGCGGCTAAGATTATCGCGTTCGGCAGATGCTGGTTTTGATGATTTTGAAGCAATGTTTAAAACACGGCAAGCAGAAGCAGATCTGTTTTACCAGGAGTTACAGCCTGCCGGTAACTCAGACAAAGCACTCATTCAGCGCCAGGCATATGCAGGGATGTTATGGAGCAAGCAGTTTTATTATTACGATGTTCATCAATGGCTTAATGGTGACCCGGCGCAGCCAAAACCGCCGGCGGAAAGATTAACTGGTCGTAACAGTCATTGGCCGCAATTTAATAACAGGGGCAATATCATCTCTATGCCCGATAAGTGGGAATTCCCGTGGTTTGCCGCATGGGATCTGGCCTTTCACTGTATCCCCTTAGCCAATCTGGATATGGCCTTTGCCAAAAGGCAACTAACACTATTGGTGAAAGAATGGTATATGCACCCCAACGGGCAGCTGCCCGCCTACGAATGGGATTTTGGCGATGCTAACCCCCCGGTGCATGCCATGGCCACCTGGAAAATTTACCTGCTGGACAAGGCCAATAATGATGGCAAGGGTGATACGTATTTCCTGGAACGTATTTTCCATAAATTGATGCTGAACTTTACCTGGTGGGTAAACCGAAAAGATGAGGCCGGAAATAATATTTTCGAAGGCGGCTTCTTAGGCCTGGACAACATAGGCGTATTTGATCGAAACACCCGATTTACCAATGGCGCGCACCTGGAGCAGGTGGATGGTACCAGCTGGATGGCCATGTATTCGCTCAACCTGCTGCGTATGTCAAACGAGCTGGCAACTACAAACAAAGCTTACCAGGATATTGCCTCTAAATTTTTCGAGCACTTTATTTATATCGCAAGTGCGATATCCAGTCATGGCGACAATAATACCGGCCTTTGGGATGAGGGTGATGGTTTCTTTTACGATCAGCTGCGCCGTGCCGACGGCAGTACCGAAAAAATGCGGGTGCGCAGCATTGTTGGTCTGATCCCATTATTCGCTGCAGAGGTGCTGGATGATTCCGCTATCGTTAACAACCCTATTTTCCGGGATAGGATGGATTGGTTTGCGGCTAACCGGCCCGATCTGGCTTCACTTGTATCGCGCTGGGATGAGACACGAGGTACTGGCAAACATCTCATTAGCTTACTAAGAGGCTACAGGATGAAGCGGCTGTTGCGATACATGCTGGATGAGAATGAGTTTCTGAGCCCCTACGGTATCCGTTCTTTGTCAAAACACCATCTCGACCATCCATACAGCGTTAATGTGGAGGGTAATGATTTTACAATAGCGTACGTGCCAGCCGAAAGCGATAGTGGTGTTTTTGGCGGCAACAGCAACTGGCGAGGCCCGGTGTGGATGCCAATGAACTACCTCCTGATTGAAAGCCTGCACACCTACCACCAATATTACGGCGACGATTTTAAAGTTGAATGCCCAACAGGATCCGGCCATATGATGAGCCTGAAGGAGGTTGCTAACGAGATCTACCGGCGTGTTTCTAACATCTTTTTAAAGGATGAAAAGGGCCGTCGGGCGGTATTCGGAGAGCATATTAAAATGCAGAACGATCCCGAGTTTAAGGATCATATTCTGTATCATGAGTATTTCGACGGTGACAATGGCAGCGGCAAAGGTGCATCCCACCAAACCGGCTGGACGGGGTTGATAGCAAATTGTTTGTATCAGTAG
- a CDS encoding threonine aldolase, with protein sequence MWYTIADTDELDTPALVVYPDRIKFNIDMVKSMIDDVDRLRPHVKTHKSPQVTKLMLQAGITKYKCATIAEGEMLAMCKAPDVLLAYQPSGPKLNRFIELIKKYPETTFSCVVDNVITAELIDSAARLNGLIVRVFIDLNVGMNRTGIVPGRDALALYVSCTKLPGIKVIGLHAYDGHIHDADIQVRMKKADDAMQAVYHLARLIEEAGLPLPVIIAGGSPTYPILAGNKRLECSPGTFAYWDRGYQMAFDEQPFLPAALIIARVISLPDTGKICIDVGHKSVSAENELAKRIYFLNAPDLVFTSQSEEHLVADAGENHTFKIGDILYGLPYHICPTIALYERALVIEEQHVKGEWLNTARDRKITI encoded by the coding sequence ATGTGGTACACCATTGCCGATACAGATGAGTTAGATACGCCTGCCCTGGTTGTTTATCCTGACAGGATTAAGTTTAACATCGATATGGTAAAATCCATGATTGATGACGTGGACCGGTTAAGACCGCATGTAAAGACTCATAAAAGCCCGCAGGTAACCAAGCTGATGCTACAGGCAGGCATTACTAAATATAAATGCGCAACTATAGCCGAGGGCGAAATGCTTGCTATGTGCAAAGCCCCGGATGTTTTGCTTGCCTATCAACCAAGCGGGCCAAAGCTCAATAGATTTATTGAGCTTATTAAAAAGTATCCTGAAACGACGTTTTCCTGTGTGGTAGACAATGTTATCACCGCTGAATTGATCGATTCTGCGGCGAGACTAAATGGTTTGATCGTCAGGGTATTTATTGACCTGAATGTTGGCATGAACCGCACAGGCATCGTGCCGGGAAGAGACGCACTCGCCCTTTATGTATCCTGTACAAAATTGCCCGGCATTAAAGTCATAGGTCTTCATGCTTACGATGGGCACATACATGATGCCGACATACAAGTAAGGATGAAAAAGGCAGACGATGCTATGCAAGCTGTTTATCACCTGGCAAGGTTAATTGAAGAGGCTGGTTTACCACTTCCCGTCATCATCGCCGGCGGCTCGCCAACTTACCCCATTCTCGCAGGCAACAAACGACTGGAATGTAGTCCTGGAACTTTTGCTTACTGGGACAGGGGTTATCAGATGGCTTTTGATGAACAGCCTTTTCTGCCTGCCGCATTAATTATTGCAAGGGTGATATCCCTGCCTGATACTGGGAAAATATGCATTGATGTGGGCCATAAATCTGTATCCGCAGAAAACGAACTTGCTAAGCGTATTTATTTCCTTAATGCTCCCGATCTGGTTTTTACCAGCCAAAGCGAGGAACATTTAGTTGCTGATGCCGGCGAAAATCACACTTTTAAAATCGGTGACATTTTATACGGATTGCCTTATCACATTTGCCCCACTATTGCTTTGTATGAACGTGCGCTAGTTATTGAAGAGCAGCACGTCAAAGGCGAATGGCTAAATACGGCAAGGGATAGAAAGATCACAATTTAA
- a CDS encoding PA-phosphatase, whose product MKTKILYISTILAAAFFVSSCKKDITERNQQFPALAPANIDLNADSWTPILTATTTFTVATPEAITAPNYLADLNEIKSYQKNLTSEQKDIIKYWSAGSVLRWNEILRELVAKHNLPPYQNDDGSYPFPSAANPLAYPLFPFSNPPYAARAYAYVSTAQYDALVQAWKFKKQFNRPAPYTNDVNVQALIPKSDLPAYPSEDAVVAGVTAQMMVLLFPGDLDYIQKKVAEEKLYRLMAGANTRSDWDAGESLGKQVAAVFLARARTDKAGAAIGTQTDWTAFETTAKANGTTPWISLELPHRPPMLPLFTKVTPMLFPTTTVVALRPVAPYAENSAEHQKEIAEVLAMSNDHNREHERIVSFWADGVGTATPPGHWNSIAAEEFVKHNWSEVRWARNFALLNMAEMDAAIVCWDAKYYYFNPRPTQMMAGIKTLTGIPNFPSYTSGHSNFSGAAATVLGYIIPEKASAFMDMAHEAAMSRLYGAIHYRSDCEVGLQTGIKVGEFAVARGKADGAN is encoded by the coding sequence ATGAAAACAAAGATACTTTACATATCAACCATACTAGCTGCAGCTTTTTTTGTTTCATCTTGTAAAAAGGATATTACCGAACGTAATCAGCAGTTTCCGGCGCTGGCACCGGCCAATATCGATTTGAATGCTGACAGCTGGACACCAATTTTAACGGCCACTACTACATTTACTGTTGCAACTCCGGAAGCGATCACCGCTCCAAATTATCTGGCCGATTTGAACGAGATAAAAAGCTACCAGAAGAACTTAACCAGCGAGCAAAAAGATATTATCAAATACTGGAGCGCAGGTTCGGTATTGCGCTGGAACGAAATCCTTCGGGAACTGGTAGCCAAGCATAATCTGCCACCCTATCAAAATGACGATGGCAGTTATCCTTTCCCCAGTGCTGCAAATCCGCTGGCTTATCCCTTATTTCCATTTTCAAACCCGCCTTATGCTGCCCGTGCCTACGCTTATGTTAGTACCGCTCAATACGATGCATTGGTACAGGCCTGGAAGTTTAAAAAGCAATTTAACCGTCCTGCACCTTATACTAATGATGTGAATGTCCAGGCGCTTATTCCAAAATCTGATCTGCCTGCCTATCCCAGCGAAGATGCTGTTGTTGCGGGGGTAACTGCACAGATGATGGTACTGCTGTTTCCGGGAGATTTGGATTATATTCAGAAGAAAGTTGCCGAAGAGAAACTATACCGCCTGATGGCAGGGGCAAATACCCGGTCTGACTGGGATGCTGGCGAATCTTTAGGCAAACAGGTAGCAGCTGTTTTCCTGGCACGTGCCCGTACGGACAAAGCCGGTGCTGCGATTGGTACGCAAACCGACTGGACTGCCTTTGAAACAACTGCAAAAGCTAATGGAACCACCCCCTGGATCAGTTTAGAATTACCTCACCGCCCGCCGATGCTACCGTTATTTACAAAAGTAACACCCATGTTATTTCCTACAACTACCGTTGTAGCCCTGCGCCCGGTAGCACCGTATGCAGAAAATTCTGCAGAACACCAAAAGGAAATAGCAGAGGTGCTGGCTATGAGTAACGATCATAACCGCGAGCATGAGCGAATTGTAAGTTTTTGGGCCGATGGTGTGGGTACAGCAACCCCTCCGGGCCACTGGAACAGTATCGCCGCCGAGGAGTTTGTAAAACATAACTGGAGCGAGGTGCGCTGGGCGCGCAATTTTGCACTGCTCAACATGGCCGAAATGGATGCGGCTATTGTATGCTGGGATGCTAAGTATTATTACTTTAATCCCCGCCCTACGCAAATGATGGCAGGTATAAAAACGCTTACCGGCATTCCCAACTTTCCATCTTATACCTCGGGCCACTCTAACTTTAGCGGAGCTGCTGCAACGGTTTTAGGATACATTATACCCGAAAAAGCCAGCGCATTTATGGATATGGCGCATGAAGCGGCCATGTCACGTTTATATGGCGCAATCCATTACCGTAGCGATTGTGAGGTTGGTTTACAAACCGGTATCAAAGTAGGCGAATTTGCCGTCGCAAGAGGGAAAGCCGACGGAGCCAATTAA
- a CDS encoding xylose isomerase: MNSNRRDFLKSAGALALGSVALSGNAASLLSLPDKHAVGIQLFTFFNVMDADVKGTLSKISAVGYKEIESAFSKLGGYYGMKPKEFKAMVNGEGLAWKSHHVLGAPFKMPPGMKMPTTPDGKPMVVPSMLNLRDNMQQLVDEAAEGGVTYLVCANAPINTLDDINSSISILQKTGAAAKKAGLQFCYHNHDAEFHTVDGKIPYDLMLAETDKDEVKFELDLAWAIKAGKNPVEMFKQHPGRFPLWHVKDLDAARETILPVGSGTIDFKPVFAAAKSAGMQHFFVEHDMPKDPFASMASSFAFVQKSLNV, encoded by the coding sequence ATGAATTCAAACAGACGTGACTTTTTAAAAAGTGCCGGTGCGCTGGCACTTGGTAGTGTTGCTTTATCGGGCAATGCGGCTTCTTTGTTAAGCTTACCAGATAAACATGCCGTCGGGATCCAATTATTTACATTTTTTAATGTAATGGATGCAGATGTTAAAGGCACGTTAAGCAAAATTTCTGCCGTTGGCTACAAGGAGATTGAATCTGCTTTTAGCAAATTAGGTGGATATTACGGTATGAAGCCAAAAGAATTTAAGGCGATGGTAAATGGGGAAGGCCTTGCATGGAAATCGCACCATGTGTTGGGCGCTCCCTTCAAAATGCCTCCGGGAATGAAAATGCCCACCACACCAGATGGTAAACCTATGGTAGTGCCTTCAATGCTGAATCTGCGCGATAACATGCAGCAGCTGGTTGACGAAGCAGCAGAGGGCGGTGTTACCTACCTGGTTTGCGCCAATGCACCAATCAATACCCTCGATGATATTAATTCGTCTATTTCGATATTGCAAAAGACAGGCGCTGCTGCAAAAAAAGCAGGTTTGCAATTTTGTTATCATAATCACGATGCAGAATTCCACACCGTTGACGGCAAAATACCTTACGACCTTATGCTTGCCGAAACAGACAAAGATGAGGTAAAGTTTGAACTTGACCTGGCCTGGGCCATTAAAGCCGGCAAAAACCCGGTCGAAATGTTTAAACAGCATCCGGGTCGTTTCCCGCTTTGGCACGTGAAAGACCTGGATGCTGCAAGAGAGACCATCTTGCCGGTAGGCAGCGGCACTATAGATTTTAAACCGGTCTTCGCAGCAGCAAAATCAGCAGGCATGCAGCATTTCTTTGTAGAGCATGATATGCCTAAAGATCCGTTTGCAAGCATGGCCAGCAGCTTTGCATTTGTACAAAAGAGTTTAAACGTTTAG
- a CDS encoding peptidase M19: MFIIDAHLDLSMNALEWNRDLRKPIGEINLREQGLTDKPDRGLGVVSLPDLRKGNIGLVVATQIGRYVAPANNLPGWHSPQQAWAQTQGQLAWYKAMEDDGEMVQINDLTSLEDHLKLWAEDSHEEHKPVGYILSLEGADSLVDISYLERAYKNGLRAVGPAHYGPGRYANGTDATGKMGAEGLALLKEMERLNVILDATHLCDDAFWQALDNFNGHIWASHNNCRALVNHNRQYSDEMIKALVDRGAVIGAALDAWMMVPGWVRRQSTPKGMACNMEVMADHIDHICQIAGNALHVGMGTDLDGAFGKEQCPYDLETIADLQNVPTLLQKRGYTNEEIEGMMHGNWLRFLRNAWK, from the coding sequence ATGTTCATAATAGATGCTCATCTCGACCTCAGCATGAACGCACTGGAATGGAACCGCGACCTGCGTAAACCTATTGGAGAAATCAATTTGCGTGAGCAAGGTTTAACCGATAAACCAGATCGCGGCCTTGGTGTAGTGTCGTTACCCGATTTAAGAAAAGGGAATATTGGCCTGGTGGTGGCTACCCAAATTGGCCGTTATGTGGCACCCGCCAATAATTTGCCCGGTTGGCACTCTCCGCAGCAAGCCTGGGCGCAGACGCAGGGCCAGCTAGCCTGGTATAAGGCAATGGAAGATGATGGCGAAATGGTACAGATCAATGATCTTACCTCACTGGAAGATCATTTGAAACTTTGGGCAGAAGACAGCCACGAAGAACACAAACCTGTTGGCTATATTCTTAGCTTAGAAGGGGCCGATTCTTTGGTGGATATAAGTTACCTGGAGCGGGCTTATAAAAATGGTTTACGTGCGGTAGGGCCGGCACATTACGGGCCGGGCCGTTATGCCAACGGTACCGACGCAACAGGCAAAATGGGGGCGGAGGGTTTAGCGCTTTTAAAGGAGATGGAGCGCCTAAACGTTATTCTGGATGCTACTCACCTCTGCGATGATGCGTTTTGGCAGGCGCTGGATAACTTTAACGGCCACATTTGGGCAAGCCATAATAATTGCCGGGCACTGGTGAACCATAACCGGCAGTATAGTGATGAAATGATCAAAGCGCTTGTAGACCGTGGCGCTGTGATTGGCGCAGCGCTGGACGCCTGGATGATGGTGCCCGGGTGGGTGAGAAGGCAATCGACTCCAAAAGGGATGGCCTGTAATATGGAGGTGATGGCAGATCACATCGATCATATTTGCCAGATAGCCGGTAACGCGCTGCATGTGGGAATGGGTACCGATTTGGATGGCGCATTTGGTAAAGAGCAATGCCCATACGACCTGGAAACAATTGCAGATTTGCAAAATGTTCCAACCCTTCTGCAAAAGCGTGGTTATACTAACGAGGAAATAGAAGGAATGATGCATGGTAATTGGTTACGATTTTTACGCAATGCCTGGAAATAA